A single region of the Micropterus dolomieu isolate WLL.071019.BEF.003 ecotype Adirondacks linkage group LG18, ASM2129224v1, whole genome shotgun sequence genome encodes:
- the LOC123986814 gene encoding P2Y purinoceptor 1-like, producing the protein MSGNMTCANINLNFTHNFLPPVYITVFVVGTLSNIWGLRSVCTSWNNIGSINIFMLNLGVADLLYLSTLPFLVDYYAHDSHWKFGQPFCKVTRFCFNLNLYGSIGFLTCISIYRYLGIVHPMRVMGKIASHHSLAISALVWLFVIVQILPDMFYDKNDLIAPNSCFDTTSNELTKAYLPYSLAWTVTGFVIPLVIILVCYGHVVFVLAKKANVNPLLKQRCLKLVVILVILFSICFIPYHVFRNVNLKTRILKQNGICHASFRDIYIAHQVGRALACLNSAINPLIYIVGNDEFLMKLHHISRRVRLSVADLTGTLLYRKPVEGIPDSPSDTPVTSDLMKA; encoded by the coding sequence ATGTCGGGAAATATGACTTGCGCGAACATCAATCTGAATTTTACGCACAACTTTCTGCCGCCTGTGTACATCACTGTGTTCGTCGTCGGGACGCTGTCCAACATCTGGGGGCTAAGAAGCGTGTGCACCAGCTGGAACAACATTGGAAGCATCAACATCTTCATGCTCAACCTCGGGGTGGCGGACCTGCTGTATCTGTCCACTCTGCCGTTCCTTGTGGACTATTACGCGCACGACAGCCACTGGAAGTTCGGCCAGCCTTTCTGCAAGGTGACCCGCTTCTGCTTCAACCTCAACCTTTACGGCAGCATCGGCTTTCTCACCTGCATCAGCATCTACAGGTATTTGGGCATCGTGCACCCCATGAGAGTGATGGGGAAAATCGCCAGCCACCACTCGCTGGCTATAAGCGCCCTGGTCTGGCTTTTCGTCATTGTTCAGATCCTCCCTGATATGTTCTACGACAAAAATGATCTAATCGCACCAAACTCGTGTTTCGACACCACCTCGAACGAGCTGACCAAGGCCTACCTGCCCTACAGCCTAGCTTGGACCGTCACAGGCTTTGTCATACCATTGGTTATAATTCTGGTCTGTTACGGACACGTTGTTTTTGTCCTTGCTAAAAAAGCCAATGTCAACCCTCTGTTGAAGCAGCGGTGTTTGAAACTGGTTGTGATTCTGGTGATACTATTCTCCATCTGTTTCATACCATACCACGTGTTTCGAAATGTTAATCTGAAAACCAGgattttgaaacaaaatggGATTTGTCACGCCAGCTTCCGCGACATCTACATTGCTCATCAGGTCGGCAGAGCTCTGGCTTGTTTAAACAGCGCAATAAACCCTTTGATTTATATAGTTGGAAATGATGAATTTCTCATGAAGCTTCATCACATCAGTAGGCGGGTCCGGCTATCAGTGGCAGACCTGACAGGCACACTCCTTTACCGCAAACCGGTGGAAGGGATCCCGGATTCGCCGTCAGATACTCCTGTTACCTCCGACCTGATGAAAGCATAA
- the si:ch73-267c23.10 gene encoding serine incorporator 1, with protein sequence MGAVLGAFSFASWVPCLCSSASCLMCSCCPNSRNSTVTRIIYASILLLGTIVACIMLSPGVDQQLKRIPGFCEDGAGSSIPSLKANVNCEMFVGYKAVYRVCFGMSMCFLAFSILMINIKNSRDPRAAIHNGFWFFKFAALVAVTVGAFYIPDWPFTYTWFVVGSGGAFFFILIQLVLLVDFAHSWNESWLDKMESGNSRGWYAALLGVTVLNYILSLTAVILFFVFYTKPDGCFINKFFISFNMLFCMLASVVSVLHKVQESQPRSGLLQSSIITLYTMYITWSAMTNEPDQECNPNLLSILQQITAPTLAPLEMENQTAVVIVDTEEPVLTSPYLQWWDTQSIVGLAIFILCILYSSIRSSSTSQVNKLTMASKDSAILAEGGSSPDLSEESTGPRRVKDNEQDMVQYSYSFFHFMLFLASLYIMMTLTNWYSPDADYTVTSKWPAVWVKITSSWVCLAMYIWTLVAPMILTNRDFS encoded by the exons ATGGGAGCTGTTCTGGGGGCCTTTTCCTTCGCAAGCTGG gTGCCGTGCCTATGCAGCAGTGCAAGCTGTCTGATGTGCAGCTGCTGTCCGAACAGCAGGAACTCTACGGTGACCAGGATCATCTACGCCTCCATCTTGCTGCTGGGGACCATCGTCGCCTGCATCATGCTGTCACCAGGTGTGGATCAGCAGCTAAAAAGG ATCCCAGGCTTCTGTGAAGATGGAGCTGGATCTTCTATCCCCAGCCTGAAGGCTAATGTCAACTGTGAAATGTTTGTTGGCTACAAGGCAGTGTACCGCGTCTGCTTTGGCATGAGTATGTGTTTCCTGGCGTTTTCCATTCTTATGATTAACATCAAGAACAGCAGAGACCCCCGTGCTGCCATCCACAATGG attttGGTTCTTTAAGTTTGCTGCTTTGGTGGCAGTTACTGTCGGTGCCTTTTACATTCCAGATTGGCCTTTTACCTACA CGTGGTTTGTCGTGGGCTCCGGTGGGGCCTTCTTTTTCATTCTGATCCAGCTGGTGCTGCTGGTGGACTTTGCCCACTCCTGGAATGAGTCCTGGTTGGATAAGATGGAGAGTGGCAACTCCAGGGGCTGGTATGCAG ctcTGCTGGGGGTTACAGTCCTCAACTACATCCTGTCCTTAACTGCTGTCATACTGTTCTTCGTTTTCTACACAAAGCCTGATGGATGCTTCATCAATAAGTTCTTCATCAGCTTCAACATGCTGTTCTGCATGCTGGCCTCTGTTGTCTCTGTGCTGCATAAAGTACAG GAGTCTCAGCCACGTTCAGGTCTTCTACAGTCCTCCATCATCACCCTGTACACCATGTATATCACCTGGTCTGCCATGACCAATGAGCCTG ATCAAGAATGTAACCCCAATCTACTGAGTATCTTACAGCAAATCACCGCCCCCACGCTGGCCCCTCTGGAGATGGAGAACCAGACAGCTGTGGTGATCGTCGACACAGAGGAACCTGTGTTGACGTCCCCGTACCTACAGTGGTGGGACACCCAAAGCATCGTGGGACTTGCTATATTTATCCTGTGCATCCTCTACTCTAG CATTCGTTCGTCCAGCACCAGCCAGGTAAACAAGCTGACCATGGCCTCCAAAGACTCGGCCATCCTGGCTGAGGGCGGCAGCAGCCCCGACCTCTCAGAGGAGTCAACAGGACCCAGGCGAGTGAAGGACAATGAGCAGGACATGGTCCAGTACAGCTACTCCTTCTTCCACTTCATGCTCTTCCTGGCCTCGCTCTACATTATGATGACCCTCACCAACTGGTACAG CCCTGATGCAGACTACACTGTAACTAGCAAGTGGCCAGCAGTGTGGGTGAAGATTACCTCCAGCTGGGTGTGTTTAGCCATGTACATCTGGACCCTGGTGGCCCCCATGATCCTCACCAACCGAGActtcagctga
- the LOC123987105 gene encoding uncharacterized protein LOC123987105, which yields MDEVKLAYISSDECEAQEVRTQMDSLPDLRNQILQLLVTRLNDNSIMVLQEKLQLMQRSSYYLEIKRDDLLPTADQQQHTLHLSDSTVWSLIDQRRLRCAMTLANTQVKLLLALLGMLYQGIITGCQELEALMNKYDQGLVDSDMAASAQQKLKQIHQYVNDFESRMSQNLGRLDLQNQLILNTGTLPVPQLSALLAIKMPVIFNRFKSCATSHTVHLFWEVRSFSLHGDGRCMTTIHVTR from the exons ATGGATGAAGTCAAGCTGGCATATATAAGCTCAGATGAGTGTGAGGCCCAGGAGGTCAGGACTCAGATGGACTCCCTCCCAGACCTCCGCAACCAGATCCTACAGCTACTTGTCACCAGACTTAATGACAACTCCATAATG GTGCTGCAGGAAAAGCTGCAGCTCATGCAGAGGAGCTCATACTACTTGGAAATCAAGCGTGATGATTTGCTACCAACTGCagaccagcagcagcacactttacatttgtctgacagcacGGTGTGGTCCCTCATTGACCAGCGAAGGCTGCGGTGTGCCATGACCCTGGCTAACACCCAGGTGAAGCTCCTCCTTGCTCTTCTGGGAATGCTCTACCAAGGGATCATCACAGGCTGTCAGGAGCTAGAGGCCCTCATGAATAAGTACGACCAGGGTCTGGTGGACAGTGACATGGCAGCTTCCGCACAGCAGAAGCTCAAGCAAATCCATCAGTATGTGAACGACTTTGAAAGCAGAATGAGTCAGAATCTTGGCCGGCTGGACCTGCAGAACCAGCTCATCCTCAACACAGGCACCTTACCCGTACCACAACTTAGTGCATTGCTGGCCATCAAGATGCCTGTTATATTTAACAGGTTCAAGTCGTGCGCAACATCCCACACAGTGCATCTTTTTTGGGAAGTT AGGAGTTTTTCTCTGCATGGAGATGGAAGGTGTATGACCACCATCCACGTGACCAGATGA
- the LOC123986817 gene encoding uncharacterized protein LOC123986817 produces MDEVKLAYISSDECEAQEVRTQMDSLPDLRNQILQLLVTRLNDNSIMVLQEKLQLMQRSSYYLEIKRDDLLPTADQQQHTLHLSESTVWSLIDQRRLRCAMTLANTQVKLLLALLGMLYQGIITGCQELEALMNKYDQGLVDSDMAASTQQKLKQIHQYVNDFESRMSQNLGLLDLQNQLILNTGTLPVPQLSALLAIKMPVIFNRFKSCATSHTVHLFWEVAGLQSKGPNQQFVIQVKSLHPTIGEHGQFTKSTSQSFNIEVNDLTPDRYYQFSVKRVEAVNLVYGLWIDTIILKTLAISQ; encoded by the exons ATGGATGAAGTCAAGCTGGCATATATAAGCTCAGATGAGTGTGAGGCCCAGGAGGTCAGGACTCAGATGGACTCCCTCCCAGACCTCCGCAACCAGATCCTACAGCTACTCGTCACCAGACTTAATGACAACTCTATAATG GTGCTGCAGGAAAAGCTGCAGCTCATGCAGAGGAGCTCGTACTACTTGGAAATCAAGCGTGATGATTTGCTACCAACTGCagaccagcagcagcacactTTACATTTGTCTGAAAGCACGGTGTGGTCCCTCATTGACCAGCGAAGGCTGCGGTGTGCCATGACCCTGGCTAACACCCAGGTGAAGCTCCTCCTTGCTCTTCTGGGAATGCTCTACCAAGGGATCATCACAGGATGTCAGGAGCTAGAGGCCCTCATGAATAAGTACGACCAGGGTTTGGTGGACAGTGACATGGCAGCTTCCACGCAGCAGAAGCTCAAGCAAATCCATCAGTATGTGAACGACTTTGAAAGCAGAATGAGTCAGAATCTTGGCCTGCTGGACCTGCAGAACCAGCTCATCCTCAACACAGGCACCTTACCCGTACCACAGCTTAGTGCATTGCTGGCCATCAAGATGCCTGTTATATTTAACAGGTTCAAGTCGTGCGCAACATCCCACACAGTGCATCTTTTTTGGGAAGTTGCAGGACTGCAGTCGAAGGGTCCAAATCAACAGTTTGTGATCCAGGTAAAGAGCCTTCACCCAACCATTGGTGAACATGGCCAGTTTACTAAATCTACATCTCAGTCGTTCAACATAGAGGTCAACGACCTAACGCCCGACAGGTACTATCAGTTCTCCGTCAAGAGAGTAGAGGCTGTAAACTTGGTCTATGGACTGTGGATTGACACCATCATCCTGAAGACCTTAGCCATTTCCCAGTAA